From Mobula birostris isolate sMobBir1 chromosome 22, sMobBir1.hap1, whole genome shotgun sequence, the proteins below share one genomic window:
- the ajm1 gene encoding apical junction component 1 homolog, whose product MTRTDPPDILVSTVYREIKVSTMPGEPKMYRARGVYDSASPNSLQAAQRDLGKRQCRSFDFLQSLEGQPPAPATGDEPSGRRHERRAPSPDTAWDSLGRPVHLRSSAPDLVVGRLCPASAEPREPPRPEGKKRGRSRSAPRVKTTYRPVPVETRSPERWRRGREVQRGQRDSNRRGEGSPRREAWAPARGRVDEVHPIKLQPQRAEACLYAPAREEGPGPRPGLHVRYRLDMKPPPEGAVLPCPLPRRQPQVSAWQAQPGRSLTVPSGRRTPRTPSPGLPPAGDYWTLATHGCPPQPCRGPGRWGGGFPQDYPEVHSLPRGLASPTHCPDWWGTYRAAHPLQPPRWAAASLPPLAAHSRHHSRSWDDILGRPGPGTPGCHSCETLPRREGGPSSTGPRIQPTVVNLSRSPQRYAALSLSESSLAEKLQGEGGRPAAGRSWYVTPEITITDNELPAVGGARTRARQPADGPNGLSASFNDLLSCNLEKGEAGGGGGASGPGPQPAGEQHLDDVLADLVIDTCKVPAPRSPPDGLLERLRRLIGGEDPPGDGLMAETPGRGVLPDISPDLPPSPCEGPLRERASDEVDTMMCSNLKCGLTETLFNARLYFKSCHSCYTYYCSRGCRKDDWETHKEACIYGRVSSTCKRVLRNCRENQAAHKAFSRIARMGYLSRGRGVLFLGFPNPSSADNFLRFGLESLLLAPTYLSMRELEGYADHLGEYLKEIQEAGRQYNPEECFLLNVSVALGQKVPENPSPRLQTPSVRRFAKIALASGSPERKAYRAAEDEMETLILTPPPGTTDIAKDGEAGRKAREVCFINVQRELRMRGVFLRHEYPQVYQDLCEFVESNKREMPIKEPNSNLEYHPPPGWAQVLEHQMMFQLSCFWIQDLVKSARVHGQIGHCCQ is encoded by the exons ATGACACGGACAGACCCTCCGGACATACTGGTATCCACCGTCTATCGAGAGATCAAAGTCAGCACGATGCCAGGAGAGCCCAAGATGTACCGAGCACGGGGTGTGTACGACTCCGCGAGCCCCAACTCGCTGCAGGCCGCGCAGCGGGATCTCGGCAAGCGCCAGTGCCGCAGCTTCGACTTCCTGCAGTCATTGGAGGGGCAGCCGCCCGCCCCGGCCACTGGCGATGAGCCCTCTGGCCGCCGGCACGAGCGGCGGGCCCCGAGCCCCGACACGGCCTGGGACTCGCTCGGGAGGCCGGTCCACCTGCGCTCCTCGGCCCCAGACCTGGTGGTTGGGCGCCTCTGCCCCGCCTCCGCCGAGCCACGGGAGCCCCCCCGGCCCGAGGGCAAGAAGAGGGGCAGGTCGAGGAGCGCGCCCAGGGTGAAGACCACCTACCGGCCAGTGCCAGTAGAGACCCGCTCGCCCGAGCGGTGGCGACGGGGGCGGGAGGTCCAGCGGGGGCAGCGGGACTCCAACCGCAGGGGGGAGGGGTCGCCCAGGAGAGAGGCCTGGGCCCCGGCCAGGGGCAGGGTGGATGAGGTGCACCCTATCAAGCTGCAGCCGCAGCGGGCCGAGGCCTGCCTCTACGCCCCGGCCCGCGAGGAGGGCCCGGGGCCCCGGCCGGGGCTGCACGTCCGCTACCGGCTGGACATGAAGCCGCCGCCCGAGGGAGCGGTGCTCCCCTGCCCCCTGCCCCGCCGCCAGCCGCAGGTGTCGGCCTGGCAAGCGCAGCCCGGGCGCAGCCTCACCGTGCCCAGCGGCCGGCGGACGCCCCGAACCCCTTCGCCCGGGCTCCCCCCCGCCGGCGACTACTGGACCCTGGCCACGCACGGCTGTCCGCCCCAACCCTGCCGAGGCCCCGGGCGCTGGGGAGGGGGCTTCCCCCAGGACTACCCCGAGGTCCACAGCCTGCCCCGGGGTCTGGCCTCGCCCACGCACTGCCCTGACTGGTGGGGCACCTACCGGGCAGCCCACCCCCTCCAGCCCCCTCGCTGGGCGGCGGCATCCCTCCCCCCGCTAGCCGCCCACTCCCGGCACCATTCCAGGTCCTGGGACGACATCCTTGGCCGGCCCGGGCCTGGGACGCCGGGCTGCCACAGCTGCGAGACCCTCCCGCGGAGGGAAGGGGGCCCGAGCTCCACCGGCCCCAGGATCCAACCCACGGTGGTCAATCTGTCGCGCTCACCCCAGCGCTACGCCGCCCTCTCCCTGTCCGAGAGCTCCCTGGCCGAGAAGCTGCAGGGGGAGGGTGGCCGACCGGCCGCCGGTCGCTCCTGGTACGTCACGCCCGAGATCACCATCACCGACAACGAGCTGCCGGCCGTGGGCGGGGCCCGGACTCGGGCCCGGCAGCCGGCCGACGGGCCCAACGGCCTCAGCGCCTCCTTCAATGACCTGCTGTCGTGCaatctggagaagggggaggcagGCGGGGGCGGGGGAGCGTccggcccaggaccccagcctgccgGCGAGCAGCACCTGGACGACGTGCTGGCCGACCTGGTCATCGACACCTGTAAGGTGCCCGCCCCCCGGTCGCCCCCGGACGGCCTGCTGGAGCGGCTGCGGCGGCTGATCGGAGGCGAGGACCCGCCCGGCGACGGTCTGATGGCCGAGACCCCGGGGCGGGGCGTCCTGCCCGATATCTCACCTGACCTGCCCCCCAGCCCTTGCGAGGGCCCGCTGAGGGAACGCGCCTCGGACGAGGTGGACACCATGATGTGCTCGAACCTCAAGTGCGGCCTGACGGAGACCTTGTTCAACGCCCGCCTCTActtcaagtcctgccacagctgCTACACCTACTACTGCTCCCGCGGCTGCCGGAAGGACGACTGGGAGACGCACAAGGAGGCCTGCATCTACGGCCGGGTCAGCAGCACCTGCAAACGGGTGCTGCGCAACTGCCGGGAGAACCAAGCCGCCCACAAGGCCTTCTCCCGCATCGCCAGGATGGGCTACCTGTCCCGGGGCCGGGGGGTGCTCTTCCTGGGCTTCCCCAACCCGAGCTCCGCGGACAACTTCCTGCGCTTCGGCCTGGAGAGCCTGTTGCTGGCCCCCACTTACCTGTCGATGCGGGAGCTGGAGGGCTACGCCGACCACCTCGGGGAGTACCTGAAGGAGATCCAGGAGGCAGGCCGGCAGTACAACCCCGAGGAGTGCTTCTTGCTCAACGTTTCGGTGGCCCTGGGCCAGAAGGTGCCCGAGAACCCCTCGCCCCGCCTGCAGACGCCCAGCGTCCGCCGCTTCGCCAAGATTGCCCTGGCCTCCGGCAGCCCCGAACGGAAGGCCTACCGGGCCGCCGAGGACGAGATGGAGACCCTGATCCTGACGCCGCCCCCCGGCACCACGGACATCGCCAAAGACGGCGAGGCGGGCCGCAAGGCGCGGGAGGTGTGCTTCATCAACGTACAGCGAGAGCTGCGCATGCGCGGGGTTTTCCTCAGGCACGAGTACCCCCAGGTGTATCAGGACCTCTGCGAGTTTGTGGAGAGCAATAAGAG GGAAATGCCGATCAAAGAACCAAATTCTAATCTAGAATATCACCCACCACCTGGATGGGCCCAAGTGTTGGAACATCAG ATGATGTTCCAGTTGAGCTGCTTCTGGATTCAAGACCTGGTAAAATCTGCCAGAGTCCATGGCCAAATTGGCCACTGTTGTCAGTGA